Within Pyxidicoccus trucidator, the genomic segment CTACACGGGCGGCGCCGGAGACGAGGCCCAGGCGAACTGCGACGGCTGGAGCTCGCGGTTCGTGCTCGGCGGCAACCCCAACAACAAGCTGTATGCGTACTACTACGGCTGCGACATGACGGGCACGCCGTCCGGCGGAATCCTCTACGGCAACAAGCTCGGCACGGGCTGCGCGGTGACGGTGGGCGAGTGGTACACGCTCATCATCTCCGTCCAGGCGAACACCAGCGGACAGGCGAACGGGAAGCTGCGCATGTGGGCCCGGCGCGAGTCCGACGGCACCGTGTGCACCGTGGCGAGCAGCGACACGCGCCGCTTCGCCAACGACACGGCCACGTACACGTGGCACGAGAACTACCCGCGCAAGTGGAATGCGGAGTGGTTCCGCGGAGGCGCCGGCACGCCGCCCGCAGAGGACCACTACCTCCGCGTCGACGATGTGCTGTGGAACAACTACTTCTACTCCACGGCCCCGTCGCTCTGAGTCCGCGATACATCCCGCCCACGAACCGTGGGCCAGGTGAACGCGGCGGGAGAAAGTGAAACAGCCTGTTTCACAATTCCTCCCGCCCGCATCGCCCACCCTCGCCAGGTCCCTGCGCCTGCTCCGCTACCGCTGGAGTATCGACTGCGCGGACTTGATGCGCTCCTCGTCGGCCCCCTTGTCGCGGTCCTGCGGGAAGGGCACGTCGAGTCCGCGCTGTACGGCGGGCCGCTTCGCAATCACCTCCAGCCAGCGCTGCAGGTGCGGCAGCCCGTCCACCGACACGCCGGCCCAGTCGTGCACGCGCACCCACGGCCAGGTGGCGATGTCCGCGATGCTGTAGTCGCCCGCGAGGAACTCGCTCTCCTTCAGTCGCGTGTCGAGCAC encodes:
- a CDS encoding polysaccharide lyase yields the protein MTTRSSACLATTRLAVLLTLASACGGPAPEGDEELGILPQALTRGPWTFEGKPLDAYTQAEAQADFGASTGWVATNQITVGSSEGNEYLRVKLAASTENDGGKFYPLLWTSGEYATATLRWKMYLEPGWDFYNGDLKMAGVTGGKGYTGGAGDEAQANCDGWSSRFVLGGNPNNKLYAYYYGCDMTGTPSGGILYGNKLGTGCAVTVGEWYTLIISVQANTSGQANGKLRMWARRESDGTVCTVASSDTRRFANDTATYTWHENYPRKWNAEWFRGGAGTPPAEDHYLRVDDVLWNNYFYSTAPSL